TGAGGAAGATGTCGCGCAGTTTGCGGTAGTGCGCCATGTCTTGCTCGAGTTCTTCTTTGGCGATGCGGAAGGCTTCGCCCATGCCGACGATTTGGTGGGTAGGCAGGGTGCCGCTGCGGAAGCCGCGTTCGTGGCCGCCGCCGTGCATTTGGGCTTCGAGGCGGACGCGGGGTTTGCGGCGGACGTACAGTGCGCCGATGCCTTTGGGGCCGTATACTTTATGACCGGACATGGACAGCAGGTCGATTTTGGCGGCTTCAACGTCAACAGGCACTTTGCCGCAGGCTTGGGCGGCATCGACGTGGAAGATGATTTTGCGTTCGCGGCAGATTTCGCCGATGGCGGGAATGTCTTGCACTACGCCGATTTCGTTGTTCACCCACATCACGGAAATCAGGATGGTGTCGTCGCGGATGGCGGTTTTGAGTTCTTCCAAATCGATCAAACCGTTTTCTTGTACGCCGAGGTAAGTTACTTCAAAACCTTGGCGTTCGAGTTCGCGCATGGTGTCGAGCACGGCTTTGTGTTCGGTTTTGACGGTGATGAGGTGTTTGCCTTTGGTTTTGTAGAAGTTTGCCGCGCCTTTGATGGCGAGGTTGTCAGACTCGGTCGCGCCGCTGGTGAAGATGATTTCTTTGGGGTCGGCGTTGATCAGGGCGGCGATGTCGGCGCGGGCTTTTTCGACGGCCTCTTCTGCTTCCCAGCCGAATGCGTGGCTGTTGGAGGCGGGGTTGCCGAAGGTTTCGGTCAGATAGGGAATCATTTTTTCGGCAACGCGTTTGTCAACGGGGGTGGTGGCGGCGTAGTCGAGATAAACGGGGGTTTTGACGGTCATGGTTTGCTCTTTCTTTTTCTGTAATGTACTTAATGGATATGTGTAAATTGGATGACGTGGCTGCCGTCATCGCTGTTTTTCTGTTCGATGATGCTTTGCAGGGTAACGCTGCTGAGGTAATCGTTGATGGTTTTATTCAGGTTTTCCCAAAGGTCGTGCGTCAAACAAGGCGCGCCGTGGTGGCAGTTGGCTTTGCTGCTGCATTGGGTGGCGTCCAGCTTGTCTTCGGCAGCGGAAATGATTTGGGCGATATTGATTTGTGCGGGAGGGGCGGCGAGGATGTAGCCGCCGCCGGGGCCGCGAAGGCTTTCAACCAGCCCGGCGCGCCGCAATTTGCTGAATAGTTGTTCGAGATAGGAAAGCGAAATGCTTTGGCGTTCGCTGATGGCGCTGAGTTTGACAGCGCCGGTTTGCGCGTTCATCGCCAAATCGATCATGGCGGTAACGGCAAAACGCCCTTTTGTGGTCAGTCTCATGGTAGGTGCCTGTGTCGGCTTTTTTATAGTGGTGCGATTGTCTAATATCTGAGTGATTCAGTCAAGTATATTCGGGCGTCTTCCGATTGTTTGTTTAAATGGCTGGGCGAATGGATTTTTATCTGCCTGAAGATTTCTCTTTTTTATCTGAAACTTGAATCCGAGGTCGTCTGAAAAGTGCTATTACCCTGCGTTTGGCGGGGTTAAAACCATTTGCTTTATAATTGCGATTGATATAGATTATCTAATTCATACTAAATCATTATGGTATTGCAAAAGGTCGTCTGAAACCGCCCTGCCCGTTTCAGACGACCCAAGCCATAAGCAACCCCTTAACAGAGGCAATCAACAATGAAACGCGATTTG
Above is a window of Neisseria mucosa DNA encoding:
- the iscS gene encoding IscS subfamily cysteine desulfurase — translated: MTVKTPVYLDYAATTPVDKRVAEKMIPYLTETFGNPASNSHAFGWEAEEAVEKARADIAALINADPKEIIFTSGATESDNLAIKGAANFYKTKGKHLITVKTEHKAVLDTMRELERQGFEVTYLGVQENGLIDLEELKTAIRDDTILISVMWVNNEIGVVQDIPAIGEICRERKIIFHVDAAQACGKVPVDVEAAKIDLLSMSGHKVYGPKGIGALYVRRKPRVRLEAQMHGGGHERGFRSGTLPTHQIVGMGEAFRIAKEELEQDMAHYRKLRDIFLKGIEGIEEVYINGDLEHRAPNNLNVSFNFVEGESLIMAVKELAVSSGSACTSASLEPSYVLRALGRNDELAHSSLRITFGRMTTEEEVKFAAELIKSKIGKLRELSPLWEMFKDGIDLNSIEWAAH
- the iscR gene encoding Fe-S cluster assembly transcriptional regulator IscR; translated protein: MRLTTKGRFAVTAMIDLAMNAQTGAVKLSAISERQSISLSYLEQLFSKLRRAGLVESLRGPGGGYILAAPPAQINIAQIISAAEDKLDATQCSSKANCHHGAPCLTHDLWENLNKTINDYLSSVTLQSIIEQKNSDDGSHVIQFTHIH